A section of the Zymoseptoria tritici IPO323 chromosome 9, whole genome shotgun sequence genome encodes:
- the ALD3 gene encoding aldehyde dehydrogenase ((NAD+); CoA-independent aldehyde dehydrogenase; m-methylbenzaldehyde dehydrogenase; NAD-aldehyde dehydrogenase; NAD-dependent 4-hydroxynonenal dehydrogenase; NAD-dependent aldehyde dehydrogenase; NAD-linked aldehyde dehydrogenase; propionaldehyde dehydrogenase; aldehyde dehydrogenase (NAD)) has translation MSNKALKLTGSSGQIISLPTGLFIDNEFFPSVHGNTIDVSNAATRNVIGTISCATAQDVDVAVKSSQKAYQETWRHVSAATRRQLLNKLADLIERDGDSFAVIEGNDVGALTSTTTGLLVPMSVEWLRYYAGWADKVEGRSAKWDNAGAPSGLAYTQREPYGVTAAIVPWNTPLMLTCWKIGPCIAAGNTVVIKPPELAPLSALKLAELIKEAGFPPGVINIIPGLGHTAGSALAHHQDVRKIAFTGSTVTGRLVLEASAKSNLKKVSLELGGKSPSIIFDDADFDDAVTWAAAGITAGEGQICAAGSRIYVQDTIYKKFLQAFSDKCKAAILGDPLAANTTKGPLISDGQREKVLGFIDRAKKNGTPLLYGGDRLGSSNGVQNTAFFDVPDDAEIVQEEIFGPVAAITKFSTEQEVIQKSSNSNYGLSASVFTRDLARAHRVADQLESGQVTINAWAMLAANMPFGGKSRALPPQRDAALMDSRIQAEWFWQGRRS, from the exons ATGTCCAACAAGGCTTTGAAACTCACCGGATCGAGCGGCCAGATCATCTCGTTGCCCACGGGTCTGTTCATCGACAACGAATTTTTTCCCTCTGTCCACGGCAACACGATCGATGTCAGCAATGCCGCCACCAGAAATGTTATCGGTACCATCAGTTGTGCGACAGCCCAAGACGTCGATGTCGCCGTGAAATCGTCCCAGAAAGCATATCAAGAGACTTGGAGACACGTCTCGGCAGCAACGAGGAGACAACTCTTGAACAAGCTCGCCGACTTGATCGAACGGGACGGAGACAGCTTCGCCGTGATCGAGGGTAACGATGTCGGAGCTTTGACCAGTACGACTACGGGCCTGTTGGTACCGATGTCCGTTGAATGGCTTCGATACTATGCGGGTTGGGCAGACAAGGTGGAGGGTCGGAGTGCCAAGTGGGACAATGCTGGAGCGCCCTCTGGACTTGCGTACACGCAGCGCGAGCCTTATGGCGTGACTGCCGCCATCGTTCCTTGGAACACGCCTTT GATGCTGACGTGCTGGAAGATTGGCCCTTGCATTGCTGCTGGAAACACGGTGGTGATCAAGCCTCCAGAGCTGGCTCCTTTGTCCGCCTTGAAGCTGGCTGAGTTGATCAAGGAAGCTGGATTCCCACCAGGCGTCATCAACATCATTCCAGGCTTGGGTCACACGGCAGGATCCGCACTCGCCCATCATCAGGACGTCCGCAAGATTGCATTCACAGGATCTACAGTCACAGGACGGTTGGTCTTAGAAGCATCCGCGAAGAGCAACCTGAAGAAAGTGTCGCTGGAGCTGGGTGGCAAATCCccctccatcatcttcgacgatgcgGACTTTGACGATGCCGTCACCTGGGCTGCAGCCGGCATTACAGCAGGCGAGGGCCAGATCTGCGCGGCGGGCTCACGCATCTACGTTCAAGATACTATCTACAAGAAATTTTtgcaggccttctccgacaaGTGCAAGGCAGCGATTCTCGGCGATCCTCTGGCGGCGAACACGACCAAAGGACCTTTGATCAGCGATGGGCAACGGGAGAAGGTCCTGGGCTTCATCGATCGGGCCAAGAAGAACGGGACCCCGTTGTTATATGGAGGTGATCGGTTGGGCAGCAGCAATGGCGTGCAAAATACTGCATTCTTCGATGTGCCAGATGATGCGGAGATCGTTCAAGAAGAAATCTTCGGTCCAGTCGCG GCCATTACAAAATTCAGTACAGAGCAAGAAGTCATCCAAAAATCCAGCAATTCCAACTACGGGTTGTCCGCCTCCGTCTTTACCCGTGATCTGGCTCGCGCACACAGAGTAGCCGATCAGCTCGAAAGCGGCCAGGTGACCATCAATGCGTGGGCCATGCTGGCTGCCAACATGCCTTTTGGCGGTAAGTCTCGAGCGTTACCTCCGCAACGTGACGCGGCGCTAATGGATTCCAGGATTCAAGCAGAGTGGTTTTGGCAGGGACGGCGGTCCTGA